The following are encoded in a window of Flavobacterium cupriresistens genomic DNA:
- a CDS encoding DUF3109 family protein, translated as MFQLGKTIISEDILEKEFVCNLSACKGACCVDGDAGAPLSEAETKILEDIYDKVKPFLRKEGIAAIEAQGTWVKGTDGDLETPLIDNKDCAYVIFDGKTALCGIEQAYNQGIVDWKKPVSCHLYPIRVKDFTEFAAVNYDKWEICDDACSLGKELEVPVYKFVKEALIRRFGEDWYMELEKVAQELKNS; from the coding sequence ATGTTTCAATTAGGAAAAACCATTATTTCAGAAGATATTCTTGAAAAAGAATTTGTGTGCAACTTGTCAGCTTGCAAAGGGGCGTGTTGTGTCGATGGAGATGCGGGGGCACCTTTAAGTGAAGCAGAGACAAAAATTTTAGAAGATATTTACGATAAGGTAAAACCTTTTTTGAGAAAAGAAGGGATTGCAGCCATTGAAGCGCAGGGAACCTGGGTAAAAGGAACTGATGGTGATCTTGAAACACCATTAATCGACAATAAAGATTGTGCTTACGTTATTTTTGACGGAAAAACCGCTCTTTGCGGAATCGAGCAAGCTTATAATCAAGGAATCGTAGATTGGAAAAAACCGGTTTCTTGCCATTTATATCCAATTCGTGTAAAAGATTTTACAGAGTTTGCAGCAGTTAATTATGATAAATGGGAAATTTGTGACGATGCCTGTTCTTTGGGTAAAGAGTTAGAAGTTCCGGTTTATAAATTTGTCAAAGAAGCCTTGATTCGTCGCTTTGGAGAAGACTGGTATATGGAACTTGAAAAAGTAGCACAAGAGCTTAAAAATTCATAA
- a CDS encoding ribonucleotide-diphosphate reductase subunit beta: MSQVEPILQENKNRFVIFPIKHHDIWDWYKKMEASFWTAEEIDLHQDLNDWNNKLSDEERYFVKHILAFFAASDGIVNENLAENFVNEVQYAEAKFFYGFQIMMENIHSETYSLLIDTYVKDEAEKAELFNALEVFPAIAKKAEWALKWIESDSFAERLIAFAAVEGIFFSGAFCSIFWLKKRGLMPGLTFSNELISRDEGVHCDFAVHLHNHHLINKVPKDRIKEIIVDALSIEREFVTESLPVSLIGMNATLMTQYLEFVADRLLVELGCERVYGSANPFDFMDMISLQGKTNFFEKRVSEYQKAGVMNSGSGGDSDSQKISFDADF; the protein is encoded by the coding sequence ATGTCACAAGTCGAGCCAATATTGCAAGAAAATAAAAATCGTTTCGTAATTTTTCCTATCAAACACCACGATATTTGGGATTGGTATAAGAAGATGGAAGCTAGTTTTTGGACGGCAGAAGAAATCGATTTACATCAGGATTTAAATGACTGGAATAATAAATTGTCAGATGAGGAACGTTATTTTGTAAAACACATTTTAGCCTTTTTTGCTGCTTCTGACGGAATTGTAAACGAAAACCTTGCAGAGAATTTTGTAAACGAAGTACAATATGCTGAAGCTAAATTCTTTTATGGTTTTCAAATCATGATGGAAAACATTCACAGCGAAACCTATTCTCTTCTAATTGATACTTATGTAAAAGACGAAGCAGAAAAAGCGGAGTTGTTTAATGCCTTAGAAGTTTTCCCTGCTATTGCTAAAAAAGCAGAGTGGGCTTTGAAATGGATCGAATCGGATTCGTTTGCAGAAAGACTTATTGCTTTTGCAGCTGTTGAAGGAATATTTTTCTCAGGTGCTTTTTGCTCTATTTTCTGGTTGAAAAAACGTGGATTAATGCCAGGTTTAACATTTTCTAACGAACTAATCTCTCGTGACGAAGGTGTACATTGTGATTTTGCAGTGCATTTGCACAATCACCATTTGATAAACAAAGTTCCAAAAGACAGAATTAAAGAAATTATAGTAGATGCCTTAAGTATCGAAAGAGAGTTTGTTACAGAATCTCTTCCGGTAAGTTTGATCGGTATGAACGCTACTTTAATGACACAATATTTGGAATTTGTTGCAGACAGACTACTTGTAGAGTTAGGTTGTGAAAGAGTTTATGGATCTGCAAATCCATTTGACTTCATGGACATGATCTCTTTACAAGGTAAAACCAATTTCTTCGAAAAAAGGGTTTCAGAATATCAAAAAGCCGGAGTTATGAATAGTGGTTCAGGCGGAGATAGTGATTCTCAGAAAATTAGCTTTGATGCAGATTTTTAA
- a CDS encoding FAD-dependent oxidoreductase, protein MFDTLIIGGGVSGISCALVLGSAKNKAFVTDKKIGIFTHQKNSSLQEAIFYNAYGISPGKLGSELLFESTQDLAQSYPHITQIPNEKVIKVEGAYPEFTVTTNKSTYQTKSIVIGIGSANTFDIEGLLQYIEPHKKALPEKQRIQLKNDDHKVTDGIYVIGTLAGWRSQLAIAAGSGAAVATDILTLWNNGVQTHAHDSIR, encoded by the coding sequence ATGTTTGACACTTTAATTATCGGCGGAGGCGTTTCAGGTATCTCTTGCGCTCTCGTTTTAGGATCAGCTAAAAACAAAGCTTTTGTTACCGATAAAAAAATAGGGATTTTCACACATCAAAAAAATTCTTCTTTACAGGAGGCTATCTTCTATAATGCTTACGGTATATCTCCTGGTAAACTAGGTTCAGAATTACTTTTTGAAAGCACACAGGACTTAGCTCAAAGCTACCCACACATTACACAGATTCCAAACGAAAAAGTAATCAAAGTTGAAGGAGCTTATCCTGAATTTACGGTTACAACAAATAAAAGCACGTACCAAACCAAAAGCATTGTTATTGGAATTGGTTCTGCCAATACTTTTGACATTGAAGGTTTACTGCAGTACATTGAACCTCACAAAAAAGCACTTCCTGAGAAACAACGCATTCAGCTTAAAAATGACGATCATAAAGTAACAGATGGTATTTATGTGATCGGAACTTTAGCAGGCTGGAGAAGTCAATTGGCAATAGCAGCCGGAAGTGGCGCCGCCGTTGCTACAGATATTCTTACTTTATGGAATAATGGTGTGCAGACTCATGCACATGATAGTATTCGATAG
- a CDS encoding MarC family protein, with protein MLEIDFKEIITVGMVLFAVIDIVGSIPIIVNLRAKVGHIESEKASLVAGIIMIVFLFVGEGFLNIIGIDVHSFAVAGSFVLFFLALEMILGIRIYRDEEPGSASIVPLAFPLIAGAGTMTTLLSLRSQFHTINIIIAIVLNIILVYIVLKSSKKIETLLGENGLGVVRKTFGVILLAIAVKLFAANVKGLFV; from the coding sequence ATGTTAGAAATTGATTTTAAGGAAATTATCACTGTTGGAATGGTACTTTTTGCAGTAATTGATATCGTGGGATCTATTCCGATCATTGTAAATTTAAGAGCAAAGGTTGGCCACATCGAATCTGAAAAAGCTTCTCTTGTTGCCGGAATCATCATGATTGTTTTCCTTTTCGTCGGAGAAGGCTTCCTTAACATTATAGGTATTGATGTGCATTCTTTTGCCGTTGCAGGTTCGTTTGTCTTATTCTTTCTTGCCTTAGAGATGATTTTAGGAATCCGTATTTATCGTGACGAAGAACCGGGATCAGCTTCTATTGTTCCTTTGGCTTTTCCACTGATTGCAGGAGCCGGAACGATGACGACTTTACTTTCTTTACGCTCACAATTTCACACCATCAACATTATTATAGCCATTGTACTGAATATCATCTTAGTATATATTGTTTTGAAATCATCTAAAAAAATCGAAACTTTATTAGGAGAAAATGGACTTGGAGTGGTTCGCAAGACATTTGGAGTGATCCTTTTAGCTATTGCTGTTAAATTATTCGCCGCTAATGTTAAAGGTTTGTTCGTCTAA
- a CDS encoding DUF1501 domain-containing protein — MNRRNFLSITGTFTGGMLLLPDFLHAYGAQSNLVVGAQCVVFVQLNGGNDGLNTFIPYDNPLYYDYRTKIALSKDVVVGKNKGMAFHPALKDFAQMQQNGDLTVIQNVGYPEPIRSHFRSQEIWQTATDSNKYVNEGWLGRYLDLQCKEHEPTAGINLDAIDNLALKGIEPNSITVKDPNRFKVKSDKEENVILSDNPQLDFVCKIANSVTEGSDEIQKALAKSKTEISYPKTGLAKNLEWIARLIKGNLNSKIYYTSLNGFDTHDNQLAIHERKLTELNDALFRFYQDLKQSEMLQNVTVVVFSEFGRRVKDNGNGTDHGTAAPMFIIGGNNKATVLGDNPDLSNLDNGDLKHKIDFRSVYASLLQQKMGFDYSKIGIKNQPVVGLF, encoded by the coding sequence ATGAATAGGAGAAATTTTTTATCGATAACAGGAACATTTACGGGAGGAATGCTTTTGCTTCCTGATTTTTTACATGCGTATGGAGCGCAGTCTAATTTGGTTGTTGGAGCGCAATGTGTGGTCTTTGTTCAGTTAAACGGAGGGAACGACGGGTTGAATACTTTTATTCCTTACGATAATCCATTGTATTACGATTACAGAACCAAAATTGCTTTGAGCAAAGATGTCGTTGTAGGCAAAAATAAGGGAATGGCATTTCATCCGGCATTAAAAGATTTTGCCCAGATGCAGCAAAACGGTGATTTAACAGTAATTCAGAATGTAGGTTATCCGGAACCTATTCGTTCCCATTTTAGAAGTCAGGAAATTTGGCAGACAGCAACAGATTCTAACAAGTATGTAAATGAAGGCTGGTTGGGACGATATTTAGATTTACAATGCAAAGAACACGAGCCAACAGCCGGAATCAATTTAGATGCTATTGATAATTTGGCTTTAAAAGGAATTGAACCCAATTCCATTACAGTAAAAGACCCGAATCGGTTTAAAGTAAAATCAGATAAAGAAGAAAATGTAATACTGTCTGATAATCCACAATTGGATTTTGTTTGTAAAATTGCCAATTCGGTTACCGAAGGTTCTGATGAAATTCAGAAAGCATTAGCAAAATCTAAAACGGAAATCAGTTATCCTAAAACCGGATTGGCGAAAAATTTAGAATGGATTGCGAGATTAATCAAAGGAAATTTGAATTCGAAAATATATTATACGTCCCTTAACGGTTTTGATACACATGATAATCAGCTCGCCATTCACGAGAGAAAACTAACGGAGTTGAATGACGCGTTGTTTCGTTTTTATCAGGATTTAAAACAGTCTGAAATGCTTCAGAATGTTACCGTAGTGGTTTTTTCTGAATTCGGAAGAAGAGTAAAAGACAACGGAAATGGTACAGATCACGGAACTGCGGCGCCAATGTTTATTATTGGAGGAAATAATAAAGCAACCGTTTTAGGAGATAATCCGGATTTGTCTAATCTCGATAATGGGGATTTAAAACACAAGATTGATTTTAGAAGTGTTTATGCTTCTTTATTACAGCAAAAGATGGGTTTTGATTATTCTAAAATCGGAATAAAGAATCAGCCTGTTGTTGGGTTGTTTTGA
- a CDS encoding ribonucleoside-diphosphate reductase subunit alpha, whose translation MYVIKRDGRKEPVMFDKITDRIKKLCYGLNELVDPVKVAMRVIEGLYDGVSTSELDNLAAETAASMTITHPDYAQLAARIAVSNLHSNTTKSFSETMSDMYHYVNPRTGKEAPLLADDVFEVIKNNSQVLDSTIIYNRDFNYDYFGFKTLERSYLLKINGKIVERPQHMLMRVSIGIHKDDIASAIETYELMSKKFFTHATPTLFNSGTPKPQMSSCFLLTMKDDSIDGIYDTLKQTAKISQSAGGIGLAIHNVRATGSYISGTNGTSNGIVPMLRVYDMTARYVDQGGGKRKGSFAMYIEPWHADIFDFLDLRKNHGKEEMRTRDLFLGMWIPDLFMKRVQEDSTWTLMCPNECPGLSEVHSEEFDALYLSYEAEGKGRKTVKAREIWEKILESQVETGLPYMLYKDAANRKSNQKNLGTIRSSNLCTEIIEYTSPDEVAVCNLASISLPMFVENGKFDHDKLFDVTKRVTLNLNKVIDRNYYPVKEAENSNVRHRPIGLGVQGLADAFIMLRMPFTSDEAKQLNHEIFETLYFAAVTASMELAKVEGPYSTFEGSPISKGEFQYNLWGMKDEELSGRWDWASLRKEVMEHGVRNSLLVAPMPTASTSQILGNNEAFEPYTSNIYTRRTLSGEFIVVNKHLLEDLVKLGIWNETLKQEIMRHNGSIQNIDGIPADIKELYKTVWEMSMKDILDMSRQRGYFIDQSQSLNLFMQDANFSKLTSMHFYAWQSGLKTGMYYLRTKSAVDAIKFTLNNDKKEETAPAASTTAAPVTVASETEPISVEEYKAMLLKAQAADPEDCEMCGS comes from the coding sequence ATGTATGTAATAAAAAGAGATGGACGTAAAGAGCCGGTAATGTTTGATAAAATTACAGACAGAATCAAAAAATTGTGTTACGGTTTGAATGAACTTGTAGATCCTGTAAAAGTAGCCATGCGTGTTATTGAAGGATTGTATGATGGTGTTTCTACTTCGGAATTGGATAATCTTGCTGCTGAAACAGCTGCTTCTATGACGATTACACATCCCGATTATGCGCAATTAGCAGCTCGAATCGCAGTTTCTAATTTACATTCTAATACGACAAAATCGTTTTCAGAAACGATGTCGGATATGTATCATTACGTTAATCCAAGAACAGGAAAAGAAGCTCCTTTATTGGCAGACGATGTTTTCGAAGTAATTAAGAATAATTCTCAGGTTCTGGATTCAACTATAATTTATAACCGTGATTTTAATTACGATTATTTTGGATTTAAAACACTAGAGCGTTCTTATCTATTAAAAATAAACGGTAAAATTGTAGAGCGACCACAACATATGTTGATGCGTGTTTCTATCGGAATTCATAAAGACGATATTGCTTCTGCGATTGAAACATATGAGTTGATGTCTAAGAAATTCTTTACGCACGCTACACCAACTTTGTTTAATTCAGGAACGCCAAAACCTCAAATGTCTTCTTGTTTCTTATTGACAATGAAAGACGATAGTATTGATGGTATTTACGATACTTTGAAACAAACAGCTAAGATTTCGCAATCTGCAGGAGGAATTGGTTTAGCGATTCACAATGTTAGAGCAACAGGTTCTTATATCAGCGGAACTAATGGAACTTCTAACGGAATTGTTCCAATGCTTCGTGTATACGATATGACAGCTCGTTATGTAGATCAAGGTGGAGGAAAGCGTAAAGGAAGTTTTGCTATGTACATTGAACCTTGGCATGCTGACATTTTTGATTTCCTTGATTTAAGAAAAAACCACGGTAAGGAAGAAATGAGAACCCGTGATTTATTCCTTGGAATGTGGATTCCGGATTTATTCATGAAGAGAGTTCAGGAAGATTCAACGTGGACGTTAATGTGTCCAAACGAATGCCCTGGATTATCAGAAGTACACAGTGAAGAATTTGATGCTTTGTACTTAAGTTATGAAGCAGAAGGAAAAGGAAGAAAAACAGTAAAAGCGAGAGAAATTTGGGAGAAAATCCTGGAGTCTCAAGTAGAAACAGGACTTCCGTACATGTTGTATAAAGATGCGGCTAACCGTAAATCGAATCAAAAGAATTTAGGAACAATCCGTTCTTCAAATTTATGTACGGAGATTATTGAGTACACTTCTCCTGATGAAGTTGCTGTTTGTAACCTGGCTTCTATTTCATTGCCAATGTTTGTTGAAAACGGCAAATTTGATCACGATAAATTATTTGATGTTACCAAACGTGTAACTTTGAATTTAAATAAAGTAATTGACAGAAATTACTATCCGGTAAAAGAAGCAGAAAATTCTAATGTACGTCACAGACCAATTGGTTTGGGAGTTCAAGGATTGGCTGATGCTTTTATCATGTTAAGAATGCCTTTTACAAGTGACGAAGCAAAACAGCTGAATCACGAAATTTTCGAAACTTTATACTTTGCTGCCGTTACCGCTTCTATGGAATTGGCAAAAGTGGAAGGGCCGTACTCTACATTTGAAGGATCTCCAATTTCTAAAGGAGAATTCCAATACAATTTGTGGGGAATGAAAGACGAAGAATTGTCAGGACGTTGGGACTGGGCTTCTTTACGTAAAGAAGTTATGGAACATGGAGTTCGTAACTCTTTATTAGTAGCGCCAATGCCAACCGCATCGACTTCTCAGATCTTAGGAAACAACGAAGCTTTTGAGCCTTATACTTCTAATATTTACACCAGAAGAACACTTTCAGGAGAGTTTATCGTGGTAAACAAACATTTATTAGAAGACTTAGTAAAACTGGGAATCTGGAATGAAACGTTGAAACAGGAAATCATGCGTCACAATGGATCTATCCAAAACATTGACGGAATTCCGGCGGATATCAAAGAATTGTATAAAACAGTTTGGGAAATGTCTATGAAAGATATTTTAGACATGTCACGTCAGAGAGGGTACTTTATTGACCAGTCTCAATCGCTAAACTTGTTCATGCAGGATGCTAATTTTTCTAAACTGACTTCTATGCACTTTTACGCATGGCAATCAGGTTTAAAAACAGGAATGTATTACCTAAGAACGAAATCTGCGGTAGATGCGATTAAATTCACCTTAAACAACGATAAAAAAGAAGAAACAGCACCAGCAGCGTCTACAACAGCAGCACCGGTAACTGTAGCTTCGGAAACAGAGCCTATTAGCGTTGAAGAATACAAAGCAATGTTGCTTAAAGCACAAGCAGCAGATCCTGAGGATTGCGAAATGTGTGGGTCTTAA
- a CDS encoding DUF1800 domain-containing protein, whose product MKKSNIWSLRLGFSGKEASKIEQLGLEKFLKKSYEAKFDKQLPVFLEDDPKTLAELKELKQSIKKADSEEKKKMLKKAIYSGIELRRWWIDKMRTEEYPLRENMVCFWHNHFVSTSQKVKVNYWIYQHNMILRENAFGNFKELTKKIVKSNAMVKYLDNVDNKKDKINENLSRELLELFTIGIGNYTESDIKNGARALAGLNLGEDGAVYRKFIEDNTEKTYFGKTGNWKADDLVDIIFEQKSIPYLITRKILKWFVYDNPSEELVVYYGDYFRKKNFEIEPLLTKIFIEEYAKENPGTKIKNPLVYILQLIEELEVKDFDNAMIALFLRQQGMDLYNQVNVKGWDGGNSWLTSQIYLQRNTTSDLLCSGRSVSRKTLNTIINTGDKTNIGFDKINVKIDFDSNGNNKTIISELSDRLLFTVNEGVQKDMENLLKYDFDPKESHANFAVIRLFNYITKLPEYQLI is encoded by the coding sequence ATGAAAAAAAGCAATATTTGGTCGTTACGATTAGGTTTTTCAGGAAAAGAAGCCAGCAAAATAGAGCAATTAGGATTAGAAAAATTTCTAAAGAAATCTTATGAAGCAAAGTTTGATAAACAGCTTCCGGTATTTCTCGAAGATGATCCTAAAACACTTGCAGAACTTAAAGAATTAAAACAATCCATAAAAAAGGCTGATTCTGAAGAAAAAAAGAAGATGCTGAAAAAAGCAATCTATTCCGGAATCGAACTGCGAAGATGGTGGATTGACAAAATGCGAACAGAAGAATATCCGCTTCGGGAAAATATGGTTTGTTTCTGGCACAATCATTTTGTATCCACTTCACAAAAAGTAAAAGTCAATTATTGGATTTACCAGCACAACATGATTTTGCGTGAAAATGCTTTTGGAAACTTCAAAGAACTTACCAAGAAAATCGTGAAGTCAAATGCGATGGTCAAATACCTGGATAATGTAGACAACAAAAAGGATAAGATTAACGAAAATCTGAGCCGGGAATTATTAGAATTATTCACTATCGGAATTGGAAATTACACAGAAAGTGATATTAAAAACGGTGCTCGTGCTCTGGCCGGATTAAATCTTGGTGAAGACGGTGCGGTTTACAGAAAATTTATTGAAGATAATACCGAGAAAACCTATTTCGGTAAAACAGGGAATTGGAAAGCAGATGATCTGGTTGATATCATTTTTGAGCAAAAAAGCATTCCTTATCTAATTACCAGAAAAATTTTGAAATGGTTTGTTTATGATAATCCGTCAGAAGAATTGGTGGTTTATTATGGAGATTATTTTCGAAAGAAGAATTTCGAAATCGAACCTTTGTTGACTAAGATTTTTATCGAAGAATATGCCAAAGAAAATCCGGGTACTAAAATCAAAAACCCCTTAGTTTATATTTTGCAGCTGATTGAGGAGTTGGAAGTTAAAGATTTTGATAATGCTATGATTGCTCTTTTTCTGAGGCAACAAGGAATGGATTTATACAATCAGGTTAATGTAAAAGGTTGGGACGGAGGAAATTCATGGCTGACTTCTCAAATATATTTACAACGCAATACTACATCAGATTTACTTTGCAGTGGTAGAAGTGTCTCCAGAAAGACGTTAAATACGATCATCAATACAGGGGATAAAACCAATATAGGATTCGATAAAATCAATGTGAAAATTGATTTTGATTCCAATGGAAATAATAAAACAATCATTTCTGAATTGTCTGACAGATTATTGTTTACCGTAAATGAAGGGGTGCAAAAAGACATGGAGAATTTGCTCAAATATGATTTTGATCCAAAAGAGTCACACGCCAATTTTGCAGTGATCCGATTGTTCAATTATATAACAAAATTGCCGGAATATCAACTAATCTAG